A single region of the Phaenicophaeus curvirostris isolate KB17595 chromosome 4, BPBGC_Pcur_1.0, whole genome shotgun sequence genome encodes:
- the EGR4 gene encoding early growth response protein 4, whose protein sequence is MLNVMDFSCPDPLYSKYEEGYEMKTGDLQGLGQPEQQLLAEADFLGGELLGAPMSGGAVDYSLLGNQPSPSLSYTGSFFIKAVPEHPQDQESLFNLMSGILGISPFAASSSSEGHQRHLDALYPCPEVAQSQLDLYAACQPEMNGSTQSTFPEQGYGGGFPAAEGAQPLQAQPALGNTSQCFFQPKLLDNKQDIKLPSGSPALDKFKASCAQWEPITQHQAYLPAGYHSPEAFSAGESGQGLFHPLGSKMENVLSVSCQSELGSLAEDAACFGTNLGFGCEPENFPARGDFADAKIHNLPPPLMPEFDSSLAQPEVLPGLMSSTELLHPHPSSSVPPTDFLGHPISSSIPSLLPANPPALAEPKKKTRRTKCSSKCFCPKPHEKAFACPVENCIRSFARSDELNRHLRIHTGHKPFQCRICLRNFSRSDHLTTHIRTHTGEKPFSCDTCGRRFARSDEKKRHSKVHLKQKARTEEKLKGLGFFSVGLSFGTL, encoded by the exons ATGCTCAACGTTATGGATTTCTCCTGCCCGGATCCTCTTTATTCCAAGTACGAGGAAGGCTACGAGATGAAAACTGGAGACCTGCAGGGCTTGGGGCAGCCTGAGCAGCAACTTCTGGCCGAGGCTGATTTCCTTGGAG GTGAGCTTCTGGGCGCCCCGATGAGTGGGGGGGCGGTGGATTATTCCCTCCTGGGCAACCAGCCCTCTCCTTCGCTCAGCTACACCGGCAGCTTCTTCATCAAGGCGGTACCGGAGCATCCCCAGGACCAGGAATCCCTCTTCAACCTGATGTCGGGAATCCTTGGCATCTCGCCctttgctgcctcctcctcctccgagGGCCACCAAAGGCACCTGGATGCTCTTTACCCCTGCCCAGAGGTGGCTCAGAGCCAGCTGGACCTTTACGCCGCCTGCCAGCCTGAAATGAATGGATCCACCCAATCCACCTTCCCGGAGCAGGGCTACGGGGGTGGCTTCCCCGCAGCAGAGGGTGCTCAGCCCCTCCAGGCACAACCCGCCTTAGGAAACACCTCGCAGTGCTTCTTCCAGCCCAAGCTTCTGGACAACAAGCAGGACATCAAGCTACCTTCTGGTTCCCCAGCCCTGGACAAGTTTAAAGCCTCCTGCGCCCAGTGGGAGCCCATCACCCAGCATCAGGCCTACTTGCCCGCTGGCTACCACTCTCCCGAAGCCTTCTCAGCTGGGGAGAGTGGCCAGGGGCTCTTCCACCCGCTGGGCTCCAAGATGGAGAACGTCTTGTCCGTCAGCTGCCAGTCGGAGCTCGGCAGCCTGGCAGAGGACGCCGCCTGCTTCGGCACCAACCTGGGCTTCGGCTGCGAGCCAGAAAACTTCCCAGCCCGCGGGGACTTTGCCGACGCCAAGATCCACAACCTCCCTCCTCCGTTAATGCCGGAGTTTGACTCCTCCTTGGCCCAGCCTGAAGTCCTGCCGGGTCTGATGAGCTCTACCGAGctcctccatcctcatccctctTCCTCCGTCCCCCCCACGGACTTTTTGGGCCACCCCATCTCTTcttccatcccttccctgctgcccGCCAACCCTCCTGCCTTGGCGGAGCCCAAGAAGAAGACCCGTCGGACCAAGTGTTCTTCCAAATGCTTCTGCCCAAAACCTCATGAGAAGGCTTTCGCCTGCCCCGTGGAGAACTGCATCCGGAGCTTTGCTCGTTCGGATGAGCTCAACAGGCACCTCCGCATCCACACGGGCCACAAACCCTTCCAGTGCCGCATCTGCTTGAGGAACTTCAGCCGCAGCGACCACCTCACCACCCACATCCGCACCCACACCGGCGAGAAGCCCTTCTCCTGCGACACCTGCGGCCGCCGCTTCGCCAGGAGCGACGAGAAGAAACGCCACAGCAAGGTCCACCTGAAGCAGAAAGCCCGGACAGAGGAGAAGCTCAAAGGTTTGGGTTTCTTCTCGGTGGGTCTCTCCTTTGGGACACTGTGA